From the Pontiella agarivorans genome, one window contains:
- a CDS encoding DUF4838 domain-containing protein — MQLNLKKRNLLIFSALLLGSGIAAANQIEMHLKCPAPPQEQVLWDDADSSDDTACTVAFAASELQYYLRLITGETSNWAIVNDEPGDDQKQIVFTQLDSSDTSELLGDEGYILVTKNTQAGWRAEIKFAHRIGALYGAYDLLHRLGVRWFAPGEAGQIVPQSKLETIPEVNAVERPDYLLRGFHAWEDRGGTDFLLWMARNRLNYWCIEESNKPLINKLGIQLAGGEHLLHDWYLGAFNAYPYNHSGFDGDEQLPADPYQVSPSFLGDKNADGRLSYYEAHPEWFGLNKGKRVPGPNSPTGKGRRHGVNFCTSNADALAEFVKNAVTDFESGRLKDASIVNAWLLDNATWCSCEECRKLGTPTDRNLLVIYAMDQGVKTAQKEGRIHRPIRFLFLTYNDVIDPPTRPLPADFDYESCIATFFPIRRCYVHDLQDTSCDINTRFDEIFRGWVSSPDRFYKGQMCVGEYYNISRFKCLPMSFMNTMTPDIPYYHKLGARYFHYMHVSTENWGNKALTNWQMARQLWDVDSDVEALWTDYFSARYESAADDMRNFYEGLEPMLSNITLLKYTTGPAMEKGGRNAFSAGSHLSYDQPGVAPSLLEMREAGYRCRELIDRVQAQELTEPVRRRIEEDERMFVYGERTLEFYDLAEQGFRAVREKNKPEAERILKRLKVVEKQLKDDTVSASNAGEHASSPNALDATYGRRAVKTLERKMKVFDEG; from the coding sequence ATGCAACTAAATTTGAAGAAACGAAATTTGCTGATTTTCAGCGCGTTGCTTTTGGGGAGTGGGATTGCTGCGGCAAATCAGATTGAAATGCATCTGAAGTGTCCGGCTCCGCCCCAGGAGCAGGTCCTTTGGGATGACGCTGATTCGTCGGATGATACGGCGTGTACGGTTGCTTTTGCCGCCTCTGAACTGCAGTACTATCTCCGGTTGATCACCGGGGAGACTTCAAATTGGGCGATCGTGAACGATGAACCGGGTGACGATCAAAAACAGATCGTATTTACCCAGCTTGACTCGTCTGACACCAGCGAGTTGCTGGGGGATGAGGGTTATATTCTGGTGACGAAAAATACGCAGGCCGGGTGGCGCGCGGAAATCAAATTCGCTCATCGCATCGGAGCCCTCTACGGAGCCTACGATCTTCTCCACCGACTGGGCGTCCGGTGGTTTGCTCCCGGCGAGGCGGGGCAAATTGTGCCGCAGTCCAAACTGGAAACCATTCCTGAAGTCAACGCGGTTGAGCGTCCGGACTATCTCCTGCGGGGCTTTCACGCGTGGGAAGACCGCGGCGGGACGGACTTCCTGCTTTGGATGGCGCGCAATCGACTGAATTACTGGTGCATCGAGGAATCAAATAAGCCTCTGATTAACAAACTGGGGATCCAGCTTGCGGGCGGAGAACACCTGCTTCATGACTGGTATCTGGGGGCATTCAATGCGTATCCGTATAATCATTCCGGGTTTGATGGAGACGAGCAGCTTCCTGCAGATCCCTATCAGGTGAGTCCGTCGTTCCTCGGCGATAAGAACGCGGACGGGCGGCTTAGTTATTATGAAGCCCATCCGGAATGGTTTGGACTCAATAAAGGAAAGCGCGTTCCGGGACCGAACTCACCGACGGGAAAAGGGCGGCGGCACGGGGTCAACTTCTGCACCTCGAATGCGGATGCGCTGGCTGAGTTTGTAAAGAATGCGGTAACGGATTTCGAAAGCGGACGTTTGAAAGATGCATCAATTGTCAATGCCTGGTTGCTGGACAATGCGACCTGGTGTTCCTGCGAGGAGTGCCGAAAACTGGGGACCCCGACCGATCGCAATCTGTTGGTGATTTATGCAATGGATCAAGGCGTCAAAACCGCTCAAAAAGAAGGACGGATTCATCGGCCGATCCGCTTCCTTTTTCTAACCTATAATGATGTGATTGATCCTCCGACGCGCCCATTGCCTGCCGACTTTGATTATGAGTCCTGTATCGCGACTTTTTTCCCTATTCGCCGATGCTATGTCCATGATCTGCAGGATACATCGTGCGACATCAACACCCGTTTCGATGAGATTTTTAGAGGATGGGTTTCTTCGCCTGATCGTTTTTACAAGGGGCAGATGTGCGTCGGGGAATATTATAATATCTCCCGGTTTAAGTGTTTGCCGATGTCCTTTATGAACACCATGACGCCTGATATTCCGTATTATCATAAATTGGGGGCACGTTATTTTCACTACATGCATGTCTCAACTGAAAACTGGGGAAATAAGGCGCTCACAAACTGGCAGATGGCGCGGCAGTTGTGGGATGTCGACTCGGATGTGGAGGCGCTGTGGACGGATTATTTTTCAGCTCGGTATGAAAGTGCTGCAGACGATATGCGGAACTTTTACGAAGGGCTGGAACCGATGTTGAGCAATATCACCTTGCTGAAATATACCACCGGCCCCGCCATGGAAAAGGGAGGCAGGAATGCGTTTTCTGCAGGCTCTCACTTGAGCTACGATCAGCCCGGTGTTGCACCCAGTTTACTGGAGATGCGTGAAGCAGGATATCGATGTCGTGAACTCATCGATCGTGTACAGGCGCAAGAGCTGACGGAACCGGTGCGCCGTCGTATTGAAGAAGATGAACGCATGTTTGTTTATGGGGAACGCACGCTGGAGTTCTACGACTTGGCCGAGCAGGGATTTCGAGCCGTGCGAGAAAAAAATAAACCGGAGGCCGAACGCATTTTGAAGCGTTTAAAGGTTGTTGAAAAACAGTTGAAAGACGACACGGTTTCCGCGTCGAATGCCGGCGAGCATGCCAGCTCACCGAACGCGTTGGATGCAACGTACGGACGCCGTGCAGTCAAGACGCTGGAACGGAAAATGAAGGTTTTTGATGAGGGGTAA
- a CDS encoding sulfatase family protein, producing MRSSVLCILLFVGLSVAARPNVIIILADDQGYNDLGCYGSKTIKTPRIDQMAREGIRLTDYYAAAPLCGPSRAALLTGCYAQRLAEYGKEKECHTVIDSGEVLISELLQSAGYKTACIGKWHVAGSKKTCIKTAKNGSGLERYSMARPEIMPMQKGFDVYFGTPYSNDMDPTVLIRGNEIVEELGHGEKQAGLSTRYTDEALSFIESNKDAPFFLYLAFNMPHKPLWPGKEFEGKSAYGRYGDCIEEIDWNTGRVLDKLTELGIDENTFVVYMSDNGPFKAHKAGIPKFLKRVPDASYIQGGCADPLKGHKLTSNEGGLRVPAIIRWPKGISAGRVSSELVSAIDLFPTIVRLAGATLPDDRVIDGVDLTEFLTGKRVQSGRDHFYYYKWLYLYAVRDSEWKLVMPRPAVYKDMAWYCRGQEAVKEPTLYNLKKDIGETVNVAAQHPEVVSRLMKVVEQAREDLGDRATGLDGSGIRHNHN from the coding sequence GTGAGAAGTTCAGTTCTGTGTATTTTATTGTTTGTCGGATTGTCGGTTGCGGCACGTCCTAATGTGATCATTATTTTAGCGGATGATCAGGGCTACAACGATTTGGGGTGCTACGGCTCGAAAACGATCAAGACTCCGCGCATTGATCAGATGGCGCGGGAAGGGATTCGACTGACCGACTATTATGCGGCGGCACCGTTGTGCGGACCGAGCCGGGCGGCTTTGCTGACCGGCTGTTATGCGCAGCGCTTGGCGGAATACGGAAAAGAAAAGGAGTGTCATACGGTCATTGATTCAGGTGAAGTATTGATTTCCGAGCTGCTCCAATCGGCGGGCTATAAAACCGCCTGTATTGGAAAGTGGCATGTGGCCGGCAGTAAAAAGACCTGTATAAAGACGGCGAAAAACGGGAGCGGGCTGGAGCGGTATTCTATGGCCCGCCCGGAAATTATGCCGATGCAGAAAGGATTCGATGTCTACTTCGGCACGCCATATAGCAACGATATGGATCCAACGGTGCTGATCCGCGGTAATGAGATCGTGGAAGAGCTTGGACATGGAGAAAAACAGGCCGGTCTGTCAACGCGCTACACCGATGAGGCGCTCAGTTTCATTGAATCGAATAAAGATGCGCCCTTTTTCCTGTATCTGGCCTTTAATATGCCGCACAAACCGCTGTGGCCGGGTAAAGAATTTGAAGGCAAGTCGGCTTATGGGCGCTACGGGGACTGCATTGAGGAGATCGATTGGAACACCGGGCGCGTGCTTGATAAGCTGACGGAATTGGGGATCGATGAGAATACTTTCGTGGTGTACATGTCGGACAACGGTCCGTTTAAAGCGCATAAGGCGGGCATTCCGAAATTCCTGAAACGGGTACCCGATGCTTCGTACATTCAGGGCGGATGTGCCGATCCGCTGAAAGGACATAAACTCACGTCCAATGAGGGGGGACTGCGCGTTCCGGCCATCATTCGCTGGCCGAAAGGAATTTCGGCCGGGCGGGTGAGCAGTGAATTGGTTTCTGCGATTGATCTTTTTCCGACGATTGTCCGTCTGGCCGGAGCAACGCTTCCGGACGATCGGGTGATCGACGGCGTAGATTTGACTGAATTTCTGACGGGAAAACGCGTTCAGTCCGGGCGGGACCATTTCTATTATTATAAATGGCTTTATCTGTATGCCGTGCGTGACAGCGAGTGGAAATTGGTGATGCCGCGCCCGGCAGTCTATAAAGATATGGCCTGGTATTGCCGCGGCCAGGAGGCCGTCAAAGAACCGACGCTTTACAACCTGAAAAAGGATATCGGCGAGACGGTCAACGTTGCCGCACAGCACCCGGAGGTGGTCAGCCGATTGATGAAGGTGGTTGAGCAGGCTCGGGAAGATCTCGGCGACCGGGCGACCGGACTCGACGGTTCAGGAATCCGACATAACCATAACTAG
- a CDS encoding sulfatase has protein sequence MKFAVTVLIVLSAFTASSFGENPSRPNVLFILIDDFGWKDVGYNGSTFYETPQIDKLSKEWMRFDSCYTPSPMCSPTRASILTGKNPARHGITQWLPGIDRAYARRGDTPRVYCPGPQSPTIKESEVTLGEAFQEAGYETAFYGKWHMGDFPLSGGPKNHGYDSQVAVIERNGCAQFSFKRYFKQAKPGQSFNDALTDAAIDYVTAKRDKPFYLHLCHFAMHLPISTSPELRAKFEAKKNALGLTTAETKLDDYAHHPWKLQQDSAEYAGELYNLDSNIGRLVDALKKSGQYENTIIVFTGDNGGRTSTKSEHATAVAPLRGGKTYVFEGGLRTPTLIYWPGHTKAGMHTDTPINSMDFYPTLLEMAGLPLKPEQHLDGLSIVPLFKGQPVERGAQYWHFPHYQKDGSYPSSAIRVGDYKLIHNYHHDDLLLFKISEDPHETKNLAKSMPEKAAALNKQLMDYLKETGAYLPQPPTPEQRMRKNKSRKSKNKKVENPIK, from the coding sequence TTGAAATTTGCTGTGACGGTGCTCATCGTTCTTTCTGCTTTCACGGCTTCAAGTTTCGGCGAGAACCCATCGCGCCCCAATGTATTGTTTATTCTGATCGATGATTTCGGGTGGAAGGATGTTGGCTATAACGGCAGCACATTCTATGAAACGCCGCAAATCGATAAGTTGTCGAAAGAGTGGATGCGGTTTGATTCCTGTTACACGCCGAGTCCGATGTGTTCTCCGACCCGCGCCAGTATTCTGACAGGTAAAAATCCGGCGCGGCATGGCATTACGCAATGGCTGCCGGGGATTGATCGGGCCTATGCGCGGCGGGGGGATACTCCTCGTGTGTATTGCCCGGGGCCGCAATCTCCGACGATTAAGGAAAGTGAAGTGACTCTGGGTGAAGCATTTCAGGAAGCCGGGTACGAAACGGCGTTTTACGGTAAGTGGCATATGGGGGATTTTCCGTTGAGCGGCGGTCCGAAAAATCATGGGTATGATTCGCAGGTCGCGGTGATTGAGCGGAATGGATGCGCTCAGTTTTCCTTTAAGCGTTATTTCAAGCAGGCAAAGCCGGGGCAGAGTTTTAATGATGCTCTGACGGATGCGGCGATTGATTATGTGACGGCCAAAAGGGATAAGCCCTTTTATCTGCATTTGTGCCATTTTGCCATGCATCTTCCAATTTCCACGTCGCCGGAATTGCGTGCAAAATTTGAGGCGAAAAAGAACGCATTGGGCCTGACCACGGCTGAGACGAAACTGGATGATTATGCTCATCATCCGTGGAAACTTCAGCAGGACAGCGCTGAGTATGCAGGTGAGTTATATAATCTGGATTCGAATATCGGCCGGTTGGTGGATGCGCTGAAGAAAAGCGGGCAGTATGAAAATACGATCATCGTTTTCACCGGGGATAACGGTGGCCGTACGTCCACAAAGAGTGAACATGCGACGGCTGTGGCTCCGTTGCGCGGTGGAAAAACGTATGTGTTTGAGGGCGGTTTGCGGACGCCGACATTAATCTATTGGCCGGGGCATACGAAGGCCGGGATGCATACGGATACGCCGATCAATAGTATGGATTTTTATCCGACGCTGCTGGAGATGGCGGGCCTGCCGCTGAAGCCGGAGCAGCATCTGGATGGGCTCAGTATCGTACCGTTGTTTAAAGGTCAACCCGTGGAGCGTGGTGCGCAATATTGGCATTTTCCGCACTACCAGAAGGACGGCAGTTATCCATCCAGTGCGATTCGCGTCGGCGATTATAAACTGATTCATAATTATCATCATGACGATCTGCTCCTGTTCAAGATTTCGGAAGATCCCCATGAAACTAAAAATCTAGCGAAGTCGATGCCTGAAAAAGCGGCGGCGCTGAATAAACAGCTGATGGACTATTTGAAAGAGACCGGGGCCTATCTTCCGCAGCCTCCGACACCGGAGCAGCGAATGAGAAAAAACAAGTCCAGAAAGAGTAAGAACAAGAAGGTTGAAAATCCCATAAAATGA
- a CDS encoding sulfatase-like hydrolase/transferase, which yields MLWTASAAERPNVVLIMADDVSWTAFGSYGNEDCKTPVLDRMAEQGIRFTQCYGTPICTPSRVMLMTGKYNFRNYTHFGYMSPDEKTFGNLLQDAGYKTAIAGKWQLNGLYNQKPGWDDHTRPFKAGFDEYCLWQLTKGKKGGAGAGERFWSPPIEHNGTFISSKENAGKYGPDIFVDFICDFMERSVAEDQPFFAYYPMVLVHSPFVPTPDTIGDAPRTQKANKARRGSNEFPAMVNYMDQIVGRILEKTEALGIAENTLIIFTADNGTNTRITTRWNGRKIKGGKGGMTDTGTHVPLIAYWKGHTPKGKVLDDLVDFTDFYPTLAELAGIGLDGSDPFDGTSFLPQIQGLEGTPRDWVLCHYQPYWNKEPGQFVRTAEYKLYADGRFYKPAEDLDEKNDLAHSLKSERQMEIHRRLQSVLETAPPAPTEWGSVNTKEEDRVIYPEWRTL from the coding sequence GTGTTATGGACAGCTTCTGCTGCTGAGCGTCCAAATGTTGTTTTGATTATGGCGGATGATGTCAGTTGGACGGCTTTCGGAAGCTATGGCAATGAAGATTGCAAGACGCCGGTATTGGACCGCATGGCCGAGCAGGGCATTCGTTTTACGCAGTGTTACGGTACGCCGATCTGCACGCCTTCGCGGGTGATGTTGATGACTGGAAAGTATAATTTCCGAAACTACACGCATTTCGGCTATATGAGTCCAGATGAAAAAACGTTTGGGAATCTGTTGCAGGATGCCGGATATAAAACGGCGATTGCGGGTAAGTGGCAGCTGAACGGCCTTTATAATCAGAAACCGGGCTGGGATGACCATACCCGTCCTTTCAAGGCCGGGTTTGATGAATATTGTCTGTGGCAGCTTACAAAAGGTAAAAAAGGGGGCGCGGGGGCCGGTGAGCGTTTCTGGAGTCCGCCGATCGAGCATAACGGGACGTTCATCTCCTCGAAGGAGAATGCGGGTAAATACGGGCCGGATATTTTTGTCGATTTTATCTGCGACTTTATGGAACGCAGCGTGGCCGAGGATCAACCCTTCTTCGCGTATTATCCGATGGTGTTGGTGCACAGTCCATTTGTGCCTACGCCGGATACTATCGGCGATGCGCCTCGAACACAGAAGGCGAATAAGGCCAGGAGGGGATCGAATGAATTCCCGGCCATGGTGAATTACATGGATCAAATCGTCGGCCGGATTTTGGAAAAAACAGAGGCGTTGGGTATCGCAGAGAATACACTCATTATCTTTACCGCAGATAACGGAACCAATACGCGAATTACCACGCGGTGGAACGGGCGGAAAATCAAGGGTGGCAAGGGCGGTATGACGGATACGGGGACGCATGTGCCGCTGATTGCTTATTGGAAGGGGCATACACCGAAAGGAAAAGTACTGGATGATCTGGTGGACTTTACCGATTTCTATCCGACGCTGGCGGAGTTGGCCGGTATCGGGTTGGACGGGAGCGATCCGTTTGACGGCACGAGTTTTCTGCCGCAGATTCAAGGGTTGGAGGGAACGCCGCGAGATTGGGTGTTGTGTCACTATCAACCGTACTGGAACAAAGAGCCGGGCCAGTTTGTGCGTACGGCTGAATATAAGCTCTATGCGGATGGCCGTTTTTATAAGCCGGCCGAAGATCTGGACGAGAAGAACGATCTGGCTCATTCGCTGAAGAGTGAACGGCAGATGGAGATTCATCGCCGCCTGCAGTCGGTGCTGGAAACGGCACCGCCTGCTCCGACTGAATGGGGTTCAGTGAATACAAAAGAGGAAGACCGTGTGATCTATCCTGAGTGGAGAACGCTTTAG
- a CDS encoding arylsulfatase, giving the protein MKLRITLVAALSAVGIQLTVPAANQPNIILIMADDMGYSDIGCYGGEIDTPNIDRLAAEGMRFRQFYNNAKCTTTRASLMSGLYPQLDKKGKPFLSDDMLTLPQAMKLAGYRTILSGKWHLGNSSGHLPIDRGFDESYGLFDGCCNFFDPARPIPTSKKKKVRWFGRNRTRITEFPADFYATDAFTDHALNEIRQAVAADQPYFLHLAYTAPHFPLHAKPVDIEKYKGRYAAGWAALRKERHQRMIELGIIAPDVKLSDADPEATAWTGRAEDQRLMEVYAAMIDCMDQNIGRVLSLLDETGTAENTVIFFLSDNGASAEDYDADYVKGAEIGSVDSYRVVHPSWANAQNTPFRKFKLNGHEGGICTPFIVRWPGNVQAGSWNDSVAHIIDIEPTLMKLAGLDPNTDVPAGKRPLEGEVFLAAFSGERIERSKPFFMEFKGNRAVRDGDWKAAYFNKTKKWELFNLAQDRSECVDLAADYPEKLKALTGAWDQWAEKHGRTGKKK; this is encoded by the coding sequence ATGAAACTGCGTATAACATTGGTGGCGGCTCTGTCGGCTGTAGGGATTCAGTTGACCGTTCCGGCCGCGAATCAACCGAATATTATCCTGATTATGGCGGATGATATGGGATATTCGGATATCGGTTGCTATGGGGGAGAGATTGATACGCCGAATATTGACCGTTTGGCAGCTGAAGGCATGCGGTTTCGTCAGTTCTACAACAATGCCAAATGTACGACGACGCGGGCTTCATTGATGAGCGGGCTTTACCCTCAGCTGGATAAAAAGGGAAAACCGTTTCTCTCCGACGACATGCTGACCTTGCCGCAGGCGATGAAATTGGCGGGGTATCGTACGATTTTGAGCGGAAAGTGGCATCTGGGAAACAGCAGCGGCCACCTGCCGATCGATCGCGGATTTGATGAAAGTTACGGTCTGTTTGACGGCTGCTGCAACTTTTTTGATCCAGCGCGTCCGATTCCGACATCAAAGAAAAAAAAGGTCCGTTGGTTTGGTCGGAACCGGACGCGGATTACCGAGTTTCCCGCCGACTTTTATGCGACTGACGCATTTACCGATCATGCGCTGAATGAGATCCGCCAGGCGGTTGCGGCGGATCAGCCTTATTTCCTGCATCTGGCATATACCGCACCGCATTTTCCGCTGCATGCCAAACCGGTGGATATCGAAAAATATAAGGGGCGGTATGCGGCCGGTTGGGCGGCGCTGCGCAAGGAGCGTCATCAGCGGATGATTGAGCTGGGAATTATTGCTCCGGATGTAAAACTTTCCGATGCAGATCCTGAGGCGACTGCGTGGACCGGAAGGGCCGAAGATCAGCGATTGATGGAGGTCTATGCGGCGATGATCGACTGCATGGATCAGAATATCGGTCGGGTATTAAGCCTGTTGGATGAAACGGGAACGGCCGAGAATACCGTAATCTTTTTTTTGTCGGATAACGGTGCCAGTGCCGAAGATTATGATGCGGACTACGTGAAGGGGGCCGAGATCGGTTCGGTTGATTCGTATCGAGTGGTCCATCCGAGCTGGGCGAATGCGCAGAATACGCCGTTTCGCAAATTTAAACTGAATGGGCATGAAGGCGGCATTTGTACGCCGTTTATTGTCCGTTGGCCGGGCAACGTTCAGGCGGGCAGCTGGAATGATTCGGTGGCACACATCATCGATATTGAGCCGACTTTGATGAAGCTTGCCGGACTGGATCCGAATACTGATGTTCCTGCCGGTAAACGTCCGCTGGAGGGTGAGGTTTTTCTTGCTGCATTTTCCGGTGAACGGATTGAGCGGAGCAAGCCCTTCTTTATGGAGTTTAAGGGTAATCGTGCCGTTCGGGATGGCGATTGGAAAGCGGCCTATTTCAACAAGACGAAGAAATGGGAACTGTTCAATCTGGCACAGGACCGTTCGGAGTGTGTCGATTTGGCGGCGGACTATCCTGAAAAACTAAAAGCGTTGACAGGCGCCTGGGATCAGTGGGCTGAAAAGCACGGCCGCACCGGGAAAAAGAAATAA
- a CDS encoding sulfatase family protein codes for MKKYWNSGWVFAGLLVLGCGIVQAAPRKPNVIIILTDDQGYGDLSCYGSTKIKSPNLDRLAEEGLRLTGFYSASSICSPSRAALLTGRMPKRVGVPDVFFPYSNDGLPEEEITLAEMLRAQGYRTALIGKWHLGHQKRFLPLNQGFDSYFGIPYSNDMSVSADLEISPHVKLNQGYTMAKLEQDCATVEKNYKKLKNRVPLMRDNQVVEYPANQETLTKVYTQAAVEFIRSASEQQPFFLCLAHSMPHRPWHIEKQYQGQSGGGLYGDVIEQLDWSVGEVVAALKDQGLDQNTIVFFTSDNGPIASGGSAGPFSGTKASTYEGGHRVAAIFWGPGLIPPNRVSDVLMTSMDIFPTLAHYAGASLPGDRIYDGVNFSALLEGREASAARSEFVYYVAKTELVDGIRVGDWKYLLRGKRRPKPKDIKPQLFNLKNDPAEQNNLIGQNPEKAQELAQKMKQFDAQFKP; via the coding sequence GTGAAAAAATATTGGAATTCAGGTTGGGTTTTTGCGGGGCTGTTGGTGCTTGGATGCGGGATAGTTCAGGCCGCTCCGCGTAAGCCGAACGTGATCATTATTCTGACGGACGATCAGGGGTATGGTGATTTGAGTTGTTACGGCTCGACGAAAATCAAGAGTCCTAATCTGGATCGGTTGGCTGAAGAGGGGCTGCGGCTGACGGGTTTTTATTCGGCCTCCTCCATTTGTTCGCCCTCGCGGGCCGCGCTTTTGACCGGTCGGATGCCGAAGCGAGTCGGTGTGCCGGATGTCTTTTTCCCGTATTCCAACGACGGATTGCCTGAAGAGGAAATTACGCTGGCGGAAATGCTGCGGGCGCAGGGCTATCGCACGGCGTTAATCGGGAAGTGGCATCTGGGCCATCAAAAACGATTTTTGCCGCTGAATCAGGGCTTCGATTCCTACTTTGGGATTCCGTACAGTAACGACATGTCGGTTTCCGCTGATCTGGAAATTTCGCCTCACGTGAAGCTGAACCAGGGCTATACGATGGCTAAATTGGAGCAGGACTGCGCGACGGTTGAGAAAAACTACAAGAAGCTGAAAAACAGGGTGCCGCTGATGCGGGATAATCAGGTGGTTGAATATCCGGCCAACCAGGAAACGTTGACGAAGGTTTATACGCAGGCGGCCGTGGAATTTATTCGGTCTGCTTCTGAACAGCAGCCGTTTTTTCTCTGTCTCGCCCACAGTATGCCGCATCGTCCCTGGCACATTGAAAAGCAGTACCAAGGCCAAAGCGGGGGCGGTCTGTACGGCGATGTTATCGAACAGCTGGACTGGAGCGTGGGTGAGGTTGTTGCGGCACTGAAGGACCAAGGGCTCGATCAAAACACTATTGTCTTTTTTACGTCGGATAATGGCCCGATCGCCAGCGGCGGTTCAGCCGGGCCCTTCAGCGGCACCAAGGCCTCGACCTATGAAGGCGGGCATCGCGTGGCGGCCATTTTCTGGGGGCCGGGGTTGATTCCGCCGAACCGGGTGAGCGACGTCCTGATGACTTCCATGGATATTTTCCCGACTCTGGCGCATTATGCCGGTGCGTCATTGCCGGGCGATCGCATCTATGACGGCGTGAATTTTTCGGCGCTGCTGGAAGGGCGGGAGGCATCAGCGGCTCGGTCTGAGTTTGTCTATTATGTGGCCAAAACGGAGCTGGTTGACGGGATCCGTGTCGGCGATTGGAAATATCTCCTGCGCGGAAAAAGAAGGCCGAAACCGAAGGATATCAAACCACAGCTTTTTAATCTAAAAAATGATCCAGCTGAACAGAATAATCTGATCGGCCAAAATCCGGAAAAGGCGCAGGAACTTGCGCAAAAGATGAAGCAATTTGATGCGCAGTTTAAACCGTAA
- a CDS encoding sulfatase family protein, with translation MNIRVAVKVLLISALLFAGGAPEAVPVERPNVILILADDMGYADIGCFGSTKNRTPVLDQMAEEGMRFTSFNTHAVCGPSRAAIMTGCYAMRVAETKNLKRHHPDIHRDEIMIPGLLKPAGYATAAIGKWDLNGHKKDYKSKVYPSDFGFDYSYGRLVGSKGRVYENGLVTKSIPYRASTEKYTDQALAFIENYASQPFFLYLAHAMPHEPVQPGVAFEGKSANGRYGDVIEELDWHIGRIMTRLKELNLDEKTVVIFCSDNGPWPYWTGPEDSGETGPLRGQKTETWEGGVRTPFIIRAPGLVPAGRVCNGMIGDIDILPTLAAFAGVEVPHDRIIDGLNMKPLMTGAVTESPRKTRYFYYDSHLQAVRYGKWKLILKRPACPPWLHDQGLGKNFRGRDVEAVEVPQLYNLEEDLGETEDLAEQYPEVVGRLLTIAAAARADVGDYNQVGAGARFYDATKPQRPDAEKWEDE, from the coding sequence GTGAATATTCGGGTTGCCGTGAAAGTTTTACTGATCAGTGCATTGTTGTTTGCGGGCGGGGCACCGGAAGCGGTTCCGGTTGAAAGGCCTAATGTGATCCTGATTCTGGCCGATGATATGGGCTATGCCGATATCGGCTGTTTCGGCTCCACCAAAAACCGCACGCCGGTGCTGGACCAAATGGCGGAAGAGGGGATGCGCTTTACCTCTTTTAATACGCATGCTGTCTGCGGGCCGAGCCGCGCGGCGATTATGACGGGATGCTACGCGATGCGTGTGGCAGAAACTAAAAATCTGAAAAGGCATCATCCGGATATTCACCGCGATGAAATCATGATTCCAGGATTGCTGAAGCCCGCGGGGTATGCCACAGCCGCGATCGGTAAGTGGGATTTGAACGGGCATAAGAAGGATTATAAATCCAAGGTTTATCCGAGCGATTTTGGTTTCGACTATTCATATGGTCGCCTGGTCGGGAGTAAAGGCCGGGTTTATGAAAATGGACTCGTGACAAAATCGATTCCGTATAGGGCTTCGACCGAGAAGTATACGGATCAAGCTTTGGCGTTTATTGAGAATTATGCGTCACAACCTTTCTTCCTGTATTTGGCGCATGCGATGCCGCATGAACCCGTTCAGCCCGGGGTTGCCTTTGAAGGGAAAAGTGCAAACGGCCGCTATGGTGATGTGATCGAGGAACTCGACTGGCACATTGGTCGTATTATGACGCGACTGAAGGAACTGAACCTTGATGAAAAAACCGTTGTGATTTTCTGCTCGGATAATGGACCGTGGCCGTATTGGACCGGTCCGGAAGATTCCGGTGAAACCGGGCCGTTGCGCGGTCAGAAGACCGAGACGTGGGAGGGGGGCGTACGTACACCATTTATTATCCGCGCTCCCGGTTTGGTTCCGGCGGGGAGGGTTTGCAACGGCATGATCGGAGATATTGACATTCTGCCGACGTTGGCCGCCTTTGCCGGGGTGGAGGTGCCGCACGACCGCATCATTGACGGGCTGAATATGAAGCCGTTGATGACCGGAGCGGTGACGGAGAGTCCGCGCAAAACGCGCTATTTTTATTACGACAGTCATCTGCAGGCGGTTCGATACGGAAAATGGAAACTGATTCTGAAACGGCCAGCCTGTCCCCCCTGGTTGCATGATCAGGGGTTAGGTAAAAATTTCCGCGGGCGCGATGTCGAGGCTGTCGAGGTGCCGCAACTCTATAACCTGGAAGAGGACCTCGGGGAAACAGAAGATCTCGCGGAGCAATACCCGGAAGTTGTCGGGCGCCTGTTGACAATAGCTGCTGCGGCACGGGCGGATGTGGGCGATTACAATCAGGTTGGCGCTGGCGCGCGTTTTTATGATGCAACAAAGCCCCAACGTCCCGATGCCGAAAAATGGGAGGATGAATAA